The proteins below are encoded in one region of Bacteroidota bacterium:
- a CDS encoding MCE family protein — translation MAKINTSPTGGVGWRNLRTGILFVAGLILAGILGLVIGKNTNILTRHDTAYLFISSIKGLSEGNMVAVSGKKIGVVKSMDFSTRNDTTGVLVTLDITRNYFGLITSDSKATIKALGVLGDKFVDITLGQSKQMLPEGGFLDVVAEPGLEDLIASAIQTMDTIQVISQKISKGEGTIGRLITSTELNDKLLKTAANVEAMTKQLTSGEGLAARLINDKQMAGHVSSLITNLSDVTTSLKEGKGTLGKLIVDESFYNNLSSVIRRSDSLFSRLNDPSNSLGKLTNDDELYRHIDHSILSLDSLLMDFKQNPGRYVKVSVF, via the coding sequence ATGGCTAAAATCAACACATCGCCCACAGGCGGAGTCGGCTGGCGGAATCTCCGCACGGGGATCTTGTTCGTTGCCGGACTCATTCTTGCGGGAATACTCGGACTTGTTATCGGCAAGAACACGAACATCCTGACGCGGCACGATACGGCCTATCTTTTCATTTCCAGCATAAAAGGATTGTCCGAAGGCAACATGGTTGCCGTTTCCGGTAAGAAAATCGGCGTTGTGAAGAGTATGGATTTTTCGACGCGCAACGATACAACCGGCGTTCTCGTCACGCTCGACATCACGAGAAACTACTTCGGCTTGATCACGAGCGACTCCAAAGCGACGATCAAGGCTCTCGGTGTTTTAGGCGACAAGTTTGTGGATATCACGCTCGGCCAGTCCAAACAAATGCTGCCGGAAGGCGGTTTCCTCGACGTTGTTGCCGAGCCGGGACTCGAAGATCTGATTGCCTCGGCAATTCAGACGATGGATACGATTCAAGTCATCTCCCAAAAAATCAGCAAAGGAGAAGGCACGATCGGCAGGCTGATTACTTCGACGGAACTGAATGACAAGCTTCTGAAAACCGCCGCCAATGTCGAAGCAATGACGAAGCAACTCACCAGCGGTGAGGGACTTGCAGCGCGGCTCATCAACGACAAGCAGATGGCGGGACATGTCTCCTCCCTCATAACAAACCTCTCTGACGTGACGACATCCCTCAAAGAAGGCAAAGGAACTCTCGGCAAACTCATTGTTGATGAATCGTTCTACAACAATCTCAGCTCGGTTATTCGCCGCTCCGATTCTCTCTTCTCACGGCTCAACGACCCGTCGAACAGTCTCGGCAAGCTCACGAACGACGACGAACTCTACCGGCATATAGATCACAGCATTCTTTCGCTCGACTCGCTTCTGATGGATTTCAAACAGAATCCGGGGCGGTACGTAAAGGTGAGTGTGTTTTAG
- a CDS encoding ABC transporter ATP-binding protein has protein sequence MIEFKDVHLYYSGREVLNGISMQIPDGKITAILGPSGSGKSTIIKLMLGLIQPTFGEIYIDGIEISKFSEEELFPIRKKMGIVFQGNALFDSMTVSENMGFFLRENLNLPEHEIAHRVQEQLKFAGLEAHAHQLPDSLSGGMRKRVAIGRALIFEPEMVLFDEPTAGLDPVSSNKILAFIGQLKKEKGLGAVMVTHIINDVFSIADDVLILYHGEIIFHDEPEKMQECDHPFVQSFLLDPEEL, from the coding sequence ATGATTGAATTCAAAGACGTACATCTTTACTATTCGGGCCGCGAGGTTCTCAACGGGATTTCGATGCAAATTCCCGACGGCAAGATCACGGCGATTCTCGGTCCGTCGGGCTCCGGAAAGAGTACCATCATCAAGCTGATGTTGGGATTGATTCAGCCGACATTCGGAGAGATCTATATTGACGGAATCGAAATCAGCAAGTTCAGCGAGGAGGAACTGTTCCCGATTCGGAAGAAGATGGGGATCGTTTTTCAGGGCAACGCGTTGTTCGATTCGATGACCGTGAGCGAGAATATGGGATTCTTCCTGCGCGAAAATCTCAATCTGCCCGAACATGAAATAGCGCATCGCGTGCAGGAACAATTGAAGTTTGCCGGACTCGAAGCCCATGCGCATCAGTTGCCGGACAGTCTTTCCGGCGGCATGCGGAAGCGTGTTGCAATCGGGCGGGCGTTGATTTTCGAGCCGGAGATGGTACTGTTCGACGAGCCGACTGCCGGACTCGATCCGGTCAGCTCGAACAAAATCCTCGCATTCATCGGCCAGCTCAAGAAAGAAAAAGGCCTCGGTGCCGTGATGGTTACGCATATCATCAACGATGTGTTCAGCATCGCCGATGATGTGCTGATTCTCTATCACGGCGAAATCATCTTTCACGACGAACCGGAGAAGATGCAGGAATGCGACCATCCGTTCGTACAATCCTTCCTGCTCGACCCCGAAGAACTGTGA
- a CDS encoding ABC transporter permease, translating to MWNAVGEYAETLNERLKDFVHTLQEFYLFSVRTFKSFSSTRRYWGEILNQMYICGTESIPIIFVSSLAIGCLLTVEVGNQLEGFGAKLLTGRTTALSVIREMGPIVTGLMLSARVGARNGAELGAMQISEQIDALRAFGTDPIARLVMPRLFAALVMFFPLTALSDFVGLVGGGIVAQIYHHIDPGFYWNSALNQLIVKDFVVGAVKPFVFAVIITLVSCFNGFSAQGGTAGVGRSTIKGIVVSSGLVLVANFYISKLVLENMNF from the coding sequence ATGTGGAATGCAGTCGGAGAGTATGCCGAGACATTGAACGAGCGTCTCAAAGACTTCGTGCATACACTGCAGGAATTCTATCTCTTTTCCGTACGTACGTTCAAAAGCTTCTCGTCCACACGACGGTATTGGGGTGAGATTCTGAACCAGATGTACATCTGCGGCACGGAGTCGATACCCATCATCTTTGTCAGCTCGCTTGCCATCGGATGCTTGCTGACGGTCGAAGTCGGAAACCAGCTCGAAGGCTTCGGCGCGAAGCTGCTGACCGGACGCACAACGGCGCTTTCGGTGATTCGGGAGATGGGCCCGATTGTAACCGGCCTGATGCTTTCGGCGCGTGTTGGCGCACGCAACGGAGCCGAACTTGGCGCAATGCAAATCTCCGAACAAATCGATGCGCTACGGGCATTCGGCACCGACCCGATTGCACGGCTCGTGATGCCGCGGTTATTCGCGGCGCTTGTCATGTTCTTCCCCCTGACGGCGTTGAGTGATTTTGTGGGATTGGTCGGCGGAGGAATCGTCGCGCAAATCTACCATCATATTGATCCGGGCTTCTATTGGAACTCCGCCTTGAACCAGCTTATTGTAAAGGACTTTGTTGTCGGGGCGGTGAAGCCGTTTGTGTTCGCAGTGATTATTACTCTGGTAAGTTGCTTCAACGGTTTTTCAGCGCAGGGAGGAACCGCGGGCGTCGGACGTTCAACCATCAAAGGCATTGTGGTCTCATCAGGCCTTGTGCTCGTTGCCAACTTCTACATCTCCAAGTTGGTGCTGGAGAATATGAACTTCTGA